GCAATCCATCTACAGCACCACCACTGGTTGGCCCCGTAATATTCGGGCACCAGCGAAACTGTGCAAAACTATCAGTTAATCGTGTTGCAAATGCAAATGAACTATTACCCCATACATAGTCTGTATGTTGATTGACTTCTTCAGTATATCTAAACGTTTTGCAAGGATTTTCTTCAGGGTCATAAGGCGTACGCAACATAAATTTTGGTAACGTCAACCCGACATAACGAGAGTCTTCACGCTCCCTAAACGAACGCCACTTCGCATACATAGGCCCTTCGAAAATAGCATGCAAGTCTTTTAGGTTCGGTATTTTCTCATAGCTTTCTAAACCAAACATAGACTCAGCTGCAGAGGCTATAAATGGTGCATGAGACATTGCTGCAACCGAGGCAACATTTTCTAATAAGCTAATATCACGAGTTGACTGATTAAAGCTGTAATTTGCCAAAACACTCGCATAAGGTTCGCCTCCAAATTGCCCATACTCAGACGTATACATCACTTTATATAAGCCTGATTTAACGACTTCAGGAGAGTCTTCAAAGTCTTCGATCAAATCATCTTTTGAGATATTAACCATTTCGATTTTAGTATTTTCTCTAAAATCAGTCTGATCAACAACATATTTCAAACCACGCCAAGATGACTCTAAGCTTTGAAATTTTTCATTATGTAAAATTTCATCTACTTGTGCAGACAATACATCATCAATTTTAGAAATCATTAAATCAACCATAGAGCGGTCAATTTTGATATTATTTAAATCTTCTTTGCTTTGCAATTCACCAACGAGAGCCGTAATACCCTGCTTCACAACCGCGTACTCATCTGTGTTTGGTGTAATATTCGTATGTCCAATAATATCTTCAATCAAGATAGTATCATCTTTAACTTGTTCGTCTACGACTACAGATTCCATATCCAGTTACCCCTCTTGCTTTTCGATACCCAGCTCATTGCATACTTTATCTAAAGTGCCTTTATTTTCTATTACTTTTTGCAAGTTTTTCCTAAACTCAGGCACATTCGCCAATGGAGACTTTAATGAAACCAGTGCTTTACGCATCTCATACAGTTTTTTTAGTTCATCAACTTGCTGGACAATATTATCTGGTTTAAAGTCTGATATTTTTTCAAGTTTAAGCTCAACATTGATTTCACTATCATCATTCGCAATTTTATTTTTCACAGGAATAGTTAAATTTAACCCCATCCCTTGCATAACATCATTAAAATTATCTTTATCAATATTAATAGGCCGCCTATCTTCGACAGCTCGTTCGTCTGATTGACCTGTATAATCACCAACCATAAGCAACTTTAATGGCAATTCAACGGTCTCAGATTGATCCCCCGTATTTGGCTTATAAACAATATTCACCCGTTCTTTCGGTGCAACTGATGCATCACTCATCGCTCGTCTCCTTTACTAAGATTACACTTGGATAATAAACACTTAAGCTTTCTAAAAGAGTCTGATATGTTTCGTATTGATATTCTTGAAGATTATTTTCAGATATTTTTTTAAAATAGCAATGATAAAGCAAAGAAATACATTTAACATAGTGCGTATTTTCATTGGATAAATCTACTAAAATAGGATTTTTCTTTAAATCTTTATAAATTTTCTCAAGTGCATTAATCG
This genomic stretch from Piscirickettsia litoralis harbors:
- the tssC gene encoding type VI secretion system contractile sheath large subunit, giving the protein MESVVVDEQVKDDTILIEDIIGHTNITPNTDEYAVVKQGITALVGELQSKEDLNNIKIDRSMVDLMISKIDDVLSAQVDEILHNEKFQSLESSWRGLKYVVDQTDFRENTKIEMVNISKDDLIEDFEDSPEVVKSGLYKVMYTSEYGQFGGEPYASVLANYSFNQSTRDISLLENVASVAAMSHAPFIASAAESMFGLESYEKIPNLKDLHAIFEGPMYAKWRSFREREDSRYVGLTLPKFMLRTPYDPEENPCKTFRYTEEVNQHTDYVWGNSSFAFATRLTDSFAQFRWCPNITGPTSGGAVDGLPIHLFDSMGEIETKIPTEVLISDRREFELSEEGFIPLSFKKGTDKAVFFSASSIQKPKFFGTDEDARAAEMNYRLGTQLPYMFIICRIAHYLKVIQRENIGSWRERADLEKELNKWINQFVVDQDNVSASIRSRKPLRKASVKVSDVPGNAGWYSINMNIRPHFKYMGSDITLSLVGRLEQE
- the tssB gene encoding type VI secretion system contractile sheath small subunit is translated as MSDASVAPKERVNIVYKPNTGDQSETVELPLKLLMVGDYTGQSDERAVEDRRPINIDKDNFNDVMQGMGLNLTIPVKNKIANDDSEINVELKLEKISDFKPDNIVQQVDELKKLYEMRKALVSLKSPLANVPEFRKNLQKVIENKGTLDKVCNELGIEKQEG